GAAAATTGATTGACAGCAGTGACGCTCGTTATCTGGTCGAGCTACTGGCTTCTGAATTTTACTGGCTCATCGAATATGCCGACCCTATTGTCATAGGCACTTCCCTGATTGAACTTATTCTGGCTTCCCTGCTGCTCTGGGGCAAAAAAGTAAAGCTTTCACTTTGGGCGTCCCTGCTAATGGTATCAGTTTTTACCGCCGTGCTCGGTCACTTTTACTTGCAAGGAATGAGTATAGAGAGCTGCGGATGCTTCGGTGCTTTGGGGATCGGTGGCGGACTGACTGCTACTCTAATTCGCAATGCCGTTTTATTGATACTTGTATCCGGCGGTTTGATTCTATCTTCGAGGCTGTTGCAAACAAGAAGTATACCGAAGGTTTAGTTTCCTGACCGGCTCATCCGAATCGAAGTCCTGAAAATCGGAATGACACTCTTTGTTGGAGGATCCGGATCTTTATAATTCAATGGCAAAAAACCCTGTATGAAGTAATTGTTCTGATAGTGCTTACTACCAATAAGCAGTTTCTCAATCAGATATATCTCAACGATTGACTACTCCCAGCCCAGTTCTCTCGCTCACTATTAGATGTTTATACTCGTCAAGCATTACGCCTTGATAAGGATCCTCTTTTATTAGTATATGACCGTCCAGATCTGCATAATCTGCCCATAAAGCCAGTATGGCACCTGCAGTGTTGGCAACGGAGCTCTCAATCATACAACCGATCATGATCTTAAGTCCCAGTTTCCGGGCTTTTGTAATAACATTGCGTGCTTTGGTCATGCTT
This genomic interval from Halalkalibaculum roseum contains the following:
- a CDS encoding MauE/DoxX family redox-associated membrane protein, which translates into the protein MQKNILLTIRILLGLIFLASGVGKLIDSSDARYLVELLASEFYWLIEYADPIVIGTSLIELILASLLLWGKKVKLSLWASLLMVSVFTAVLGHFYLQGMSIESCGCFGALGIGGGLTATLIRNAVLLILVSGGLILSSRLLQTRSIPKV